A section of the Bacteroidota bacterium genome encodes:
- a CDS encoding glycosyltransferase family 2 protein — protein sequence MKKFLFFVALTPTQLLTPLRKNLFLQFLNALENQTYQNWQAILIGEEEKNDGRIIYKKTYLKTKSEKLISAYKYFLTLREKPDYIIRLDDDDLISPNVLQKVVTCSVDFDCYADKYHAYYDVVSGQVCHVQNAWMPNTIIHKTNHAISSYTHDAKPLVLLDHSKYWMEYYLGKRIIWENKTTPVYLRIMSPTSITSGMSSQSIMNFSTDILNNYHRKTKGIGKWKNEQPEEFANYINVLKNDWKKISGLSHVQFKHSFIETLLKKFVL from the coding sequence ATGAAAAAATTTCTTTTTTTTGTTGCGCTTACTCCTACTCAATTGCTTACTCCATTAAGAAAAAATCTTTTCTTGCAATTCCTTAATGCTCTCGAAAATCAAACCTATCAAAACTGGCAGGCGATTCTGATTGGAGAAGAAGAAAAAAATGATGGACGAATTATTTACAAAAAAACTTATTTGAAAACTAAATCTGAAAAACTCATATCTGCATACAAATATTTTTTGACTCTTAGAGAAAAGCCGGATTATATTATTCGTCTTGATGATGACGATTTAATTTCCCCAAATGTTTTACAAAAAGTTGTTACGTGTTCTGTTGATTTTGATTGTTACGCAGATAAATATCATGCATATTATGATGTTGTTTCGGGGCAAGTCTGCCATGTGCAAAATGCGTGGATGCCAAATACAATTATTCATAAAACAAACCATGCAATCTCTTCTTATACCCACGATGCAAAACCGTTAGTGCTGCTCGACCATAGTAAATACTGGATGGAATATTATCTTGGTAAAAGAATTATATGGGAAAATAAAACAACACCAGTCTACCTTAGAATCATGTCTCCAACCAGTATAACAAGCGGAATGAGTTCGCAGTCTATTATGAATTTTTCCACAGATATACTTAATAATTACCACAGGAAAACAAAAGGGATCGGAAAATGGAAAAATGAACAACCTGAAGAATTTGCTAACTATATAAATGTTTTAAAAAATGATTGGAAAAAAATTAGCGGACTATCTCATGTTCAATTTAAACACTCTTTTATTGAAACACTTTTAAAAAAATTTGTTTTATGA